One segment of Paenibacillus sp. FSL R7-0337 DNA contains the following:
- a CDS encoding ABC transporter ATP-binding protein has protein sequence MEHVIEMNNVSRSFQEKQAVKQVSFTISRGSITAVLGPNGAGKTTTLAMLLGLLEPSEGSVKVFGHKPTDVRVKQRTGAMLQEVSVMDRLKVREILALIRSYYPQPMEMEVLLQATGLGAADLNRYAEKLSGGQKRSLSFALALAGNPDLLFFDEPTVGLDTTARRHFWDRVRGLSDQGKTILFSTHYLQEAEDIADRILLFNRGVLAADGSPDEIKARLVKKSLSFLASGDPALLRNQLLELPTVEGCYEKDGRLHVTTENTDEALRAIFVNGLAVQDVRIDQGKLDEAFEQLTLNQEEAAV, from the coding sequence ATGGAACATGTCATTGAAATGAACAATGTCAGCCGCAGCTTCCAGGAGAAGCAAGCGGTGAAGCAGGTGAGCTTTACGATTAGCCGCGGCTCGATCACAGCGGTGCTTGGCCCTAATGGAGCCGGCAAAACCACTACACTGGCGATGCTTCTGGGCTTGCTTGAGCCCTCGGAGGGCAGCGTGAAGGTGTTCGGTCATAAGCCAACAGACGTCAGGGTGAAGCAGCGGACTGGAGCCATGCTCCAGGAGGTCAGCGTTATGGACCGGCTGAAGGTCCGGGAGATTCTGGCCCTGATCCGCAGCTATTATCCGCAGCCCATGGAGATGGAGGTGCTGCTTCAGGCGACGGGGCTGGGGGCGGCGGATCTGAACCGCTATGCGGAGAAGCTCTCCGGCGGGCAAAAGCGCAGTCTGAGCTTCGCGCTGGCGCTGGCGGGCAACCCGGATCTGTTGTTTTTTGATGAGCCGACGGTGGGGCTGGATACGACGGCGCGGCGGCATTTCTGGGATAGGGTGCGGGGACTGTCTGATCAGGGCAAGACGATTCTGTTCAGCACCCATTACCTGCAGGAAGCGGAGGATATCGCGGACCGGATTCTGTTGTTCAACCGGGGAGTGCTGGCGGCGGACGGAAGCCCGGACGAGATTAAGGCGAGACTGGTGAAGAAGTCGCTGTCCTTCCTGGCGTCCGGCGACCCGGCGCTGCTGCGCAATCAATTGCTGGAGCTGCCAACCGTGGAAGGCTGCTACGAGAAGGATGGGCGGCTGCATGTGACGACGGAGAATACGGATGAGGCGCTGCGGGCTATTTTCGTGAACGGGCTGGCTGTGCAGGATGTACGGATCGACCAGGGGAAGCTGGATGAAGCGTTCGAGCAATTGACCCTGAATCAAGAGGAGGCGGCAGTATGA
- a CDS encoding ABC transporter permease: protein MKPMLAQCKAELLRIIRNPYYVFWSLLMPIMFYFIFTRVVNTGTDDTKQWQAHYLMSMAAFSVMGSAIMTLGIRLVQEQTQGWNTFIRITPLPSSVYFFGKMFGQSVMHLFSVLCIFLAGYLINGVSLTAAQWLLSGLWLLAGSLPFLALGTIIGSMKRVDTASGVSNVLYMGLAVAGGMWMPLDIMPKLMQKIGHWLPSYNYGDGAWAIVAGGSPSWKAVLLLLGYLAVFMLLSVYIRRKQEAV from the coding sequence ATGAAACCTATGTTGGCCCAGTGCAAGGCAGAGCTGCTGCGGATTATCCGCAATCCCTATTATGTATTCTGGTCGCTGCTCATGCCGATTATGTTCTACTTCATCTTCACCCGGGTGGTGAATACGGGCACGGACGATACGAAGCAGTGGCAGGCGCATTATCTGATGTCGATGGCGGCCTTCAGCGTGATGGGCTCGGCGATTATGACCCTCGGCATCCGGCTGGTGCAGGAGCAGACGCAGGGCTGGAATACGTTTATCCGCATTACTCCGCTGCCGTCCTCGGTATATTTTTTCGGCAAAATGTTCGGTCAGAGCGTCATGCATCTGTTCTCGGTTCTGTGTATTTTCCTGGCCGGGTATCTGATCAACGGGGTGTCGCTGACAGCAGCGCAGTGGCTGCTTAGTGGACTGTGGCTGCTTGCGGGCTCACTGCCTTTTCTCGCGCTGGGTACGATTATCGGGTCCATGAAGCGGGTGGATACGGCGAGCGGGGTGAGCAATGTGCTCTATATGGGGCTGGCGGTGGCCGGGGGTATGTGGATGCCTCTCGACATTATGCCTAAGCTGATGCAGAAGATCGGGCACTGGCTGCCGTCCTACAATTATGGAGATGGAGCCTGGGCGATTGTAGCGGGAGGTTCCCCGTCGTGGAAGGCTGTGCTGCTGCTGCTCGGTTACCTGGCCGTATTTATGTTATTATCGGTCTATATAAGGCGAAAACAGGAAGCGGTGTAA